One genomic window of Arachis hypogaea cultivar Tifrunner chromosome 8, arahy.Tifrunner.gnm2.J5K5, whole genome shotgun sequence includes the following:
- the LOC112707321 gene encoding G-type lectin S-receptor-like serine/threonine-protein kinase At4g27290, whose amino-acid sequence MQNKKDLWFWSILFSFILRNSTSLDNITPVQSITDGETLISSGGTFELGFYSPGNSKGRYLGIWYHNISPQVVVWVANREKPLNNTSGVLKLTGEGLVVLIDGSTNGSLVWSSNMSSKAGDKRNPIAQLLESGNLVVKDGHNGDHFLWQSFDYPCDTFVPGMKLGWDLGTSLERTLSSSKSTDDPGRGHYTFRIDLRGDPQIVLMNGNATAIRVGPWNGLMFSGATLYLRYSQFSSQFVFNEKEVFVRFRPENTSKYIRGVVYPWGGIQVLHWSIQTRGWETLISIPEAECDKYALCGANSICSTTPTPVCSCLEGFAPKYPGKWKESDWSDGCVRITPLSCSRDGFQKVTGIVLPDTSASWYNRTMNLLECKEFCLKNCSCTAYSNLDIRDGGSGCLIWFHDLIDIRQGTQDFYIRIDDKKKNYSGKRKLEGIIFGSIVFITIIILGLKLFLRRKKLEDPDIFWLKQHVRKMEKEDADLPTFDLSTIIYATDQFSSSNEMGRGGYGPVYKGVLANGTEIAVKRLCKNSDQGLQEFKTEVQLIAKLQHRNLVKLLGCCIQQEEKLLIYELMPNRSLDYFIFDDARRKLLDWTKRFHIISGTARGLVYLHQDSRLRVIHRDLKTSNILLDEDMNAKISDFGLARTFASDQTEDKTGRVVGTHGYISPEYAVRGSFSMKSDVFAFGVIVLEVVSGRKTREFCDPDQSLNLLGFAWKLWNEERTLELVDESLRDSVNEDEALRCIQIGLLCVQERPEHRPNMSSVVRMLDDDKPLPRPRLPAFYSHQQDSTLIEGEDGEEVHSANEVTISLLGAR is encoded by the exons ATGCAAAACAAGAAAGATCTATGGTTTTGGTCCATTCTATTCTCATTTATATTAAGAAACTCTACTTCACTGGACAATATAACTCCTGTTCAATCCATCACTGATGGAGAGACATTAATTTCGAGTGGAGGAACCTTTGAACTTGGCTTCTACAGCCCCGGAAATTCAAAGGGCCGATACTTAGGAATCTGGTACCATAACATATCCCCTCAGGTAGTGGTCTGGGTGGCTAATAGAGAAAAACCGCTCAACAACACCTCCGGAGTTCTAAAACTCACCGGCGAAGGACTTGTTGTCCTTATTGATGGCAGCACCAACGGCAGCCTTGTATGGTCCTCCAACATGTCAAGCAAAGCAGGAGACAAACGGAATCCGATTGCACAGCTCTTGGAATCAGGAAATCTTGTTGTCAAAGATGGTCATAATGGTGACCACTTTCTGTGGCAGAGCTTTGATTATCCTTGTGATACATTCGTGCCCGGAATGAAGCTGGGATGGGATCTTGGGACAAGCCTAGAGAGAACTCTATCATCTTCAAAAAGTACCGATGATCCCGGCCGCGGACACTACACATTTAGAATAGACCTTCGAGGCGATCCGCAAATAGTTCTAATGAATGGAAATGCCACAGCAATTAGGGTAGGGCCATGGAATGGGCTAATGTTTTCTGGAGCTACACTTTATTTGCGCTATAgccaattctcatctcaatttgTTTTCAATGAAAAAGAGGTGTTTGTTAGGTTCAGACCAGAAAATACATCCAAATATATTAGAGGTGTAGTGTACCCTTGGGGAGGTATTCAGGTTTTGCATTGGTCAATACAAACCAGAGGCTGGGAGACCCTTATTTCTATACCGGAGGCTGAATGTGACAAGTATGCTCTGTGTGGTGCAAATTCTATTTGCAGTACTACCCCTACTCCTGTCTGTTCATGCCTTGAAGGATTCGCACCAAAATATCCTGGAAAATGGAAGGAATCTGATTGGTCTGATGGTTGTGTTAGGATCACTCCTTTAAGTTGCAGCAGAGATGGATTCCAGAAGGTCACCGGCATAGTGTTGCCGGACACGTCTGCTTCTTGGTATAACAGGACCATGAACCTGCTGGAATGCAAGGAATTCTGTCTGAAAAATTGTTCTTGTACGGCATATTCCAATTTGGATATCCGTGATGGAGGAAGCGGTTGCTTGATCTGGTTTCATGATCTTATTGACATTAGACAAGGGACACAAGACTTCTATATTCGAATAG ATGATAAGAAGAAAAATTATTCCGGCAAGAGGAAGCTAGAAGGCATCATTTTTGGCTCTATAGTGTTCATCACGATCATAATACTTGGACTGAAATTATTTCTAAGGAGAAAAAAACTTGAGGATCCAG ATATATTTTGGTTGAAACAACATGTTCGCAAAATGGAAAAGGAAGACGCGGACCTTCCAACATTTGATTTATCAACTATAATTTATGCTACTGATCAATTTTCTAGCAGTAATGAAATGGGAAGAGGAGGATATGGACCAGTTTATAAG GGTGTACTTGCAAACGGGACAGAGATTGCAGTCAAGAGACTTTGCAAGAACTCCGACCAAGGACTGCAAGAGTTCAAAACGGAAGTTCAGCTAATTGCAAAACTTCAGCATCGCAACCTCGTAAAGCTTCTTGGTTGTTGCATTCAGCAAGAAGAGAAACTTTTGATTTATGAGCTCATGCCCAACAGGAGTTTGGACTACTttatttttg ATGATGCTAGAAGAAAATTATTAGATTGGACTAAGCGCTTTCACATTATTAGTGGCACAGCTCGAGGCCTAGTCTATCTGCATCAGGACTCTAGGCTAAGAGTCATTCATAGAGATCTAAAAACTAGTAATATTCTTCTTGACGAAGACATGAATGCAAAAATATCAGACTTCGGTCTTGCTAGGACATTTGCAAGTGATCAGACTGAAGACAAGACTGGAAGAGTGGTGGGAACTCA TGGTTATATTTCGCCCGAGTATGCAGTGCGTGGATCTTTCTCAATGAAATCTGATGTGTTCGCCTTTGGTGTAATCGTGCTTGAGGTAGTCAGTGGGAGGAAGACAAGAGAGTTCTGTGACCCAGATCAAAGTCTTAACCTTCTGGGATTT GCATGGAAGCTATGGAATGAGGAGAGGACTTTGGAGCTGGTAGATGAATCACTGCGTGATTCGGTGAATGAAGATGAAGCATTGAGATGTATTCAGATAGGGTTGTTATGTGTGCAAGAGAGACCAGAACATAGGCCTAACATGTCATCTGTAGTTCGTATGTTGGATGATGATAAACCATTGCCTCGGCCAAGGTTGCCGGCATTTTATTCACACCAACAAGATTCTACACTGATTGAAGGTGAAGATGGTGAAGAAGTTCATTCAGCAAATGAGGTTACCATATCATTGTTAGGGGCAAGGTAG
- the LOC114924322 gene encoding G-type lectin S-receptor-like serine/threonine-protein kinase At4g27290, whose protein sequence is MNAKISDFGLARTFAGDQSEATTKRVMGTYGYISPEYAVHGSFSTKSDVFAFGVIVLEIVSGKKNREFCVPHQRLYLLGHAWELWNEERPLELVDESVRDSVIEVEALRCIQIGLLCVQGRPEDRPNMSSVVRMLEDDKPLPEPRLPAFTRTMKNLWEEMMKFQQMRLPFHR, encoded by the exons ATGAACGCGAAAATATCAGACTTTGGTCTTGCTAGGACATTTGCCGGAGATCAATCTGAGGCCACAACAAAAAGAGTGATGGGAACATA TGGCTATATTTCTCCTGAGTATGCAGTGCACGGATCCTTCTCAACGAAATCTGATGTGTTCGCCTTTGGCGTCATTGTGCTTGAGATAGTCAGTGGGAAGAAGAACAGAGAGTTTTGCGTCCCTCACCAACGTCTCTACCTTCTTGGACAT GCATGGGAGCTCTGGAATGAGGAGAGGCCTTTGGAGCTAGTGGATGAATCAGTGCGCGATTCGGTCATTGAAGTTGAAGCATTAAGATGCATACAGATAGGGCTTTTATGTGTTCAAGGGAGACCAGAAGATAGGCCTAACATGTCATCTGTAGTTCGTATGCTGGAAGATGATAAACCGTTGCCTGAGCCGAGGCTGCCGGCGTTTACTCGCACCATGAAGAATCTTTGGGAAGAGATGATGAAGTTTCAGCAAATGAGGTTACCGTTTCATCGTTAG
- the LOC112707328 gene encoding G-type lectin S-receptor-like serine/threonine-protein kinase At4g27290, translated as MEKLKMLWSWSFLFSLILRTSTSLDNITVFQSLSDGETLISHEGIFELGFFSPGNSKGRYVGIWYHNMSPLTVVWVANRETALNDTSGVLKVTHQGLVLLVNGTSNSTVWSSTMSIKAENPVAQLLVSGNLVVKDGHNEENFLWQSFDFLGDTFLPGSKIGWDPVTGIERTLTSSKSADDPGHGDFKFRIDPRGYPQAVLTNGTVIMVRVGPWNGLMFSGATIYLRYSKLLPTDYDFIDKELICKLQPLHAYSVIRSVVTPWGGVQLLHWSRQTSSWETLLSLPEGECDKYAHCGANSVCRVTPAPICTCLEGFVPKYSRKWKDMYWSDGCVRITPLSCSKDGFKKHSGVVLPDTSTSWHNMTMNLQECEALCRKNCSCTAYSNLDVRGGGSGCILWFHDLIDMRQGGQDLYIRLPMSELGDESNKKKLVGMIVGSILFFMSMMFGLVLCLWRKKLEEPEIFWWKQRAHEREKDDMDLPMFDLSTIVYATNYFSSDNKLGEGGFGSVYKGALENGTEIAVKRLSIDSEQGLDEFKNEVQLIAKLQHRNLVKLLGCCIQRKEKLLIYELVPNRSLDTFIFDDSRRKLLDWAKRFQIIGGTARGLVYLHQDSRLRVIHRDLKTSNILLDKDMNAKISDFGLARTFAGDQTEARTKRVMGTYGYISPEYAVRGSFSMKSDVFAFGVIVLEIVSGKKNREFCVPHQSLNLLGHAWELWNEERPLELVDESVRNSVIEVEALRCIHIGLLCVQGRPEDRPNMSSVVRMLEDDKPLPKPRLPAFYSHQEESMGRDDGVSANEVTISLLGAR; from the exons atgGAAAAGTTGAAGATGCTGTGGTCTTGGTCCTTTCTATTCTCACTTATATTAAGAACCTCCACCTCACTTGACAATATAACCGTTTTTCAATCCCTCAGCGATGGAGAGACATTGATTTCACATGAAGGAATCTTTGAACTTGGTTTCTTCAGTCCTGGAAACTCAAAGGGCCGATACGTAGGTATCTGGTACCATAATATGTCCCCTTTAACAGTTGTGTGGGTTGCCAACAGAGAAACTGCACTCAATGATACCTCTGGAGTTTTAAAAGTAACCCATCAAGGACTTGTTCTCCTTGTTAATGGCACCAGCAACAGCACTGTGTGGTCTTCCACCATGTCAATCAAAGCGGAGAATCCGGTTGCACAGCTCCTGGTCTCAGGAAATCTTGTTGTCAAAGATGGCCATAATGAGGAGAACTTCTTGTGGCAGAGTTTTGATTTTCTTGGCGATACTTTCTTACCAGGATCAAAGATAGGTTGGGATCCAGTGACAGGGATAGAGAGAACCTTAACATCTTCGAAAAGTGCTGATGATCCCGGCCATGGAGACTTCAAATTCAGAATAGACCCCAGAGGCTATCCACAAGCTGTTCTAACAAACGGAACGGTTATAATGGTCAGAGTAGGACCCTGGAATGGACTTATGTTTTCAGGAGCTACCATTTATTTGCGCTATAGTAAATTACTGCCAACTGATTATGATTTCATTGATAAGGAGCTAATTTGTAAACTCCAACCTTTACATGCATATAGTGTTATTAGAAGTGTGGTGACCCCTTGGGGTGGTGTGCAGCTTCTGCATTGGTCAAGACAAACCAGTAGCTGGGAGACACTTCTTTCTTTACCAGAAGGTGAATGTGACAAGTATGCGCACTGTGGCGCAAATTCTGTTTGTAGAGTCACTCCGGCTCCAATCTGCACATGCCTAGAAGGATTTGTTCCAAAATACTCAAGAAAGTGGAAGGACATGTATTGGTCTGATGGTTGTGTTAGGATCACTCCATTAAGTTGCAGCAAAGATGGTTTCAAGAAGCACTCAGGTGTGGTGTTGCCTGACACATCTACCTCTTGGCATAACATGACCATGAACCTGCAGGAATGTGAGGCCTTGTGTAGGAAAAATTGTTCCTGTACGGCATATTCCAATTTGGATGTCCGTGGCGGAGGAAGTGGTTGCATACTTTGGTTTCATGATTTGATTGATATGAGACAAGGAGGACAAGATCTTTATATTCGACTACCTATGTCAGAGCTAG GTGATGAGTCAAACAAGAAAAAGCTTGTAGGCATGATTGTTGGCTCCATTTTGTTCTTTATGAGCATGATGTTTGGACTGGTTCTATGTCTATGGAGAAAGAAACTTGAGGAACCAG AAATATTTTGGTGGAAGCAACGGGCTCACGAAAGGGAAAAGGATGACATGGATCTTCCAATGTTTGATTTATCAACCATAGTTTATGCCACTAATTACTTCTCTAGTGACAACAAATTGGGAGAAGGTGGATTTGGATCTGTATACAAG GGTGCACTTGAAAATGGGACAGAGATTGCTGTGAAGAGGCTTTCCATTGACTCTGAACAAGGACTGGATGAGTTTAAAAATGAAGTTCAGTTAATTGCAAAACTTCAGCATCGCAACCTTGTAAAGCTTCTTGGCTGTTGCATTCAACGAAAAGAAAAACTCTTGATTTATGAGCTCGTGCCCAATAGGAGTTTGGACACCTTTATTTTTG ATGATTCTAGAAGAAAATTATTAGATTGGGCAAAGCGCTTTCAAATTATTGGCGGAACAGCTCGAGGCCTAGTTTATTTACATCAAGATTCTAGGCTAAGAGTGATTCATAGAGATCTAAAAACTAGCAATATACTTCTTGATAAAGACATGAACGCGAAAATATCAGACTTTGGTCTTGCTAGGACATTTGCCGGAGATCAAACTGAGGCCAGAACAAAAAGAGTGATGGGAACTTA TGGTTATATTTCTCCAGAGTATGCGGTGCGTGGATCCTTCTCAATGAAATCTGATGTGTTCGCTTTTGGTGTAATTGTGCTTGAGATAGTAAGTGGCAAGAAGAACAGAGAGTTTTGTGTCCCTCACCAGAGTCTTAACCTTCTTGGACAT GCATGGGAGCTCTGGAATGAGGAGAGGCCCTTGGAACTGGTAGATGAATCAGTGCGCAATTCGGTGATTGAAGTTGAAGCATTGAGATGCATACACATAGGGCTGTTATGTGTTCAAGGGAGACCAGAAGATAGGCCTAACATGTCATCTGTAGTTCGTATGCTGGAAGATGATAAACCATTGCCCAAGCCGAGGCTTCCGGCATTTTACTCACACCAGGAAGAATCTATGGGAAGAGATGATGGAGTTTCAGCAAATGAGGTTACCATATCATTGTTAGGAGCAAGATA A
- the LOC112707326 gene encoding G-type lectin S-receptor-like serine/threonine-protein kinase At4g27290 isoform X1 gives MQNLKVLLWFWSFLLSLILRTSTSMDSIALSQSISDGETLISRGGTFEVGFFKPGNSNSQYFGIWYYNVSPLTVVWVANREKPLNNTSGILKFTDQGLVLVNGSTNSTVWSSNMSRKSENRNLVAQILDSGNLVVKDGHDEKQILWQSFDYPSDTFLPGMKLGMDLVTGLERSVSSWKSTDDPSRGYYEAKIDRRGYPQVVITNGTVIIVRLGPWTGLTFSGATLYLRYTQLSNEFVFNEKEIFYEYNLLNISNFVRIVVTTWGNLQSFHWLRQTGSWETLLSMPATQCDKYAVCGANSICSVFNTAFPTCACLNGFVPNYPEKWKESHWSDGCVRITPLSCSKDGFKKLTNMVLPDTSSSWYNKTMTLQECEDLCLKNCSCTAYANLDIRGRGSGCLIWFHDLIDMKEGVNELYIRTTISDLEDNQNNDSSKKKLAGILDGSALFVMCLVLGLAIYVWRNKPKKPEIFCWKQHACKIENEDVDLPSFELSTIASATNHFSSGNKLGEGGFGPVYKGVLANGVEIAVKRLSKNSQQGLQEFKTEVQLIAKLQHRNLVKLLGCCIQQKEKLLIYEFMPNRSLDYFIFDDSRRKLLDWGKRFQIIGGTARGLVYLHQDSRLRVIHRDLKTSNILLDKGIDPKISDFGLARTFGGDQTVANTKRVMGTHGYISPEYAVRGSFSMKSDVFSFGVIVLEVVSAKRNREFSIPHQDLNLLGYAWKLWTEGRSLELVDESLGDSVDEAQVLRCIHIGLLCVQERPEDRPSMSSVIHMLNDDKLLARPKQPAFYPHQESSSSTINNEICSKNDVSITLLEAR, from the exons ATGCAGAACTTGAAGGTTCTGCTATGGTTTTGGTCTTTCCTACTCTCACTTATATTAAGAACCTCCACTTCAATGGACAGTATAGCCCTGAGTCAGTCCATCAGTGATGGAGAGACATTAATTTCGCGCGGAGGAACCTTTGAAGTTGGCTTCTTTAAACCAGGAAACTCAAACAGCCAATACTTCGGCATCTGGTATTATAATGTGTCCCCTTTAACAGTAGTATGGGTGGCCAATAGAGAAAAACCACTCAACAACACATCTGGAATTCTAAAATTCACTGATCAAGGACTTGTTCTTGTTAATGGCAGCACCAACAGCACTGTGTGGTCCTCCAACATGTCAAGAAAATCAGAGAATCGGAATCTAGTTGCACAGATCTTGGACTCAGGAAACCTTGTTGTTAAAGATGGACATGATGAGAAGCAAATTCTGTGGCAGAGCTTTGATTATCCCAGTGACACATTCTTGCCAGGAATGAAGCTTGGAATGGATCTTGTGACAGGCCTAGAGAGATCTGTATCATCGTGGAAGAGCACTGATGATCCTAGCCGTGGATACTACGAAGCTAAAATAGACCGTAGAGGCTATCCACAAGTAGTTATAACAAATGGAACCGTTATAATCGTTAGATTAGGACCATGGACTGGTCTTACTTTCTCAGGGGCTACACTTTACTTGCGCTATACTCAACTGTCAAATGAATTTGTATTCAATGAGAAAGAGATATTTTATGAGTACAATCTTTTGAATATATCTAATTTTGTGAGAATTGTGGTGACAACTTGGGGGAATCTTCAGTCTTTTCATTGGTTAAGACAAACCGGCAGCTGGGAGACTCTTCTTTCAATGCCGGCGACACAATGTGATAAGTATGCAGTGTGTGGCGCAAATTCTATCTGTAGTGTCTTTAACACTGCATTTCCAACTTGCGCATGCCTGAACGGATTTGTACCAAATTATcctgaaaaatggaaggaatcacATTGGTCTGATGGTTGTGTTAGGATCACTCCATTGAGCTGCAGCAAAGATGGATTTAAGAAGCTCACAAACATGGTGCTACCTGACACATCTTCTTCCTGGTACAATAAGACCATGACCTTGCAAGAATGTGAGGATTTGTGTCTGAAAAATTGTTCTTGCACAGCATATGCTAATTTGGATATCCGCGGCCGAGGAAGTGGGTGCTTAATTTGGTTTCATGATCTCATTGACATGAAAGAAGGGGTAAATGAACTTTATATCCGAACAACTATTTCAGATCTAG AAGATAATCAGAACAATGATTCCAGCAAGAAGAAGCTAGCAGGAATCCTCGATGGATCCGCATTGTTTGTCATGTGCTTAGTACTTGGACTGGCAATCTATGTATGGAGAAACAAACCTAAGAAGCCAG AAATATTCTGCTGGAAGCAACATGCTTGCAAAATAGAAAATGAGGATGTTGATCTTCCAAGCTTTGAGTTATCAACCATAGCTTCTGCCACTAATCACTTCTCTAGTGGCAACAAATTAGGTGAAGGTGGATTTGGACCTGTGTACAAG GGTGTACTCGCAAATGGGGTAGAGATTGCTGTCAAGAGGCTTTCCAAGAATTCTCAGCAAGGACTGCAGGAGTTCAAAACTGAAGTTCAGTTAATTGCTAAACTTCAGCATCGCAATCTTGTAAAACTTCTTGGTTGTTGCATTCAACAAAAAGAGAAGCTCTTGATTTATGAGTTCATGCCCAATAGGAGTTTGGACTACTTCATTTTTG ATGATTCTAGAAGAAAATTATTGGATTGGGGCAAGCGATTTCAAATTATTGGCGGGACAGCTCGAGGCCTAGTCTATCTACATCAAGACTCTAGGCTAAGAGTCATTCATAGAGACTTGAAAACGAGCAATATCCTTCTTGATAAGGGTATAGATCCTAAAATATCAGACTTTGGCCTTGCTAGGACATTTGGAGGAGATCAAACTGTGGCGAATACAAAGCGAGTCATGGGAACTCA TGGTTATATCTCTCCGGAGTATGCAGTGCGTGGTTCTTTCTCAATGAAATCCGATGTGTTCAGCTTTGGTGTAATCGTACTTGAGGTAGTGAGTGCGAAGAGGAACAGGGAATTCTCAATTCCACACCAAGATCTGAACCTTCTTGGATAT GCATGGAAATTGTGGACTGAAGGAAggtctctggagctggtagatgAATCACTTGGTGATTCAGTTGATGAAGCTCAAGTGTTGAGATGCATTCACATAGGGCTTTTGTGTGTGCAAGAGAGACCAGAAGACAGGCCTAGCATGTCATCAGTAATCCATATGCTCAATGATGATAAGCTGCTTGCTCGGCCAAAGCAGCCAGCATTTTATCCTCACCAAGAAAGTAGTTCTTCAACCATAAACAATGAAATCTGTTCAAAAAATGATGTTTCCATCACATTGTTAGAGGCAAGATAG
- the LOC112707326 gene encoding G-type lectin S-receptor-like serine/threonine-protein kinase At4g27290 isoform X2 produces the protein MQNLKVLLWFWSFLLSLILRTSTSMDSIALSQSISDGETLISRGGTFEVGFFKPGNSNSQYFGICTNSTVWSSNMSRKSENRNLVAQILDSGNLVVKDGHDEKQILWQSFDYPSDTFLPGMKLGMDLVTGLERSVSSWKSTDDPSRGYYEAKIDRRGYPQVVITNGTVIIVRLGPWTGLTFSGATLYLRYTQLSNEFVFNEKEIFYEYNLLNISNFVRIVVTTWGNLQSFHWLRQTGSWETLLSMPATQCDKYAVCGANSICSVFNTAFPTCACLNGFVPNYPEKWKESHWSDGCVRITPLSCSKDGFKKLTNMVLPDTSSSWYNKTMTLQECEDLCLKNCSCTAYANLDIRGRGSGCLIWFHDLIDMKEGVNELYIRTTISDLEDNQNNDSSKKKLAGILDGSALFVMCLVLGLAIYVWRNKPKKPEIFCWKQHACKIENEDVDLPSFELSTIASATNHFSSGNKLGEGGFGPVYKGVLANGVEIAVKRLSKNSQQGLQEFKTEVQLIAKLQHRNLVKLLGCCIQQKEKLLIYEFMPNRSLDYFIFDDSRRKLLDWGKRFQIIGGTARGLVYLHQDSRLRVIHRDLKTSNILLDKGIDPKISDFGLARTFGGDQTVANTKRVMGTHGYISPEYAVRGSFSMKSDVFSFGVIVLEVVSAKRNREFSIPHQDLNLLGYAWKLWTEGRSLELVDESLGDSVDEAQVLRCIHIGLLCVQERPEDRPSMSSVIHMLNDDKLLARPKQPAFYPHQESSSSTINNEICSKNDVSITLLEAR, from the exons ATGCAGAACTTGAAGGTTCTGCTATGGTTTTGGTCTTTCCTACTCTCACTTATATTAAGAACCTCCACTTCAATGGACAGTATAGCCCTGAGTCAGTCCATCAGTGATGGAGAGACATTAATTTCGCGCGGAGGAACCTTTGAAGTTGGCTTCTTTAAACCAGGAAACTCAAACAGCCAATACTTCGGCATCTG CACCAACAGCACTGTGTGGTCCTCCAACATGTCAAGAAAATCAGAGAATCGGAATCTAGTTGCACAGATCTTGGACTCAGGAAACCTTGTTGTTAAAGATGGACATGATGAGAAGCAAATTCTGTGGCAGAGCTTTGATTATCCCAGTGACACATTCTTGCCAGGAATGAAGCTTGGAATGGATCTTGTGACAGGCCTAGAGAGATCTGTATCATCGTGGAAGAGCACTGATGATCCTAGCCGTGGATACTACGAAGCTAAAATAGACCGTAGAGGCTATCCACAAGTAGTTATAACAAATGGAACCGTTATAATCGTTAGATTAGGACCATGGACTGGTCTTACTTTCTCAGGGGCTACACTTTACTTGCGCTATACTCAACTGTCAAATGAATTTGTATTCAATGAGAAAGAGATATTTTATGAGTACAATCTTTTGAATATATCTAATTTTGTGAGAATTGTGGTGACAACTTGGGGGAATCTTCAGTCTTTTCATTGGTTAAGACAAACCGGCAGCTGGGAGACTCTTCTTTCAATGCCGGCGACACAATGTGATAAGTATGCAGTGTGTGGCGCAAATTCTATCTGTAGTGTCTTTAACACTGCATTTCCAACTTGCGCATGCCTGAACGGATTTGTACCAAATTATcctgaaaaatggaaggaatcacATTGGTCTGATGGTTGTGTTAGGATCACTCCATTGAGCTGCAGCAAAGATGGATTTAAGAAGCTCACAAACATGGTGCTACCTGACACATCTTCTTCCTGGTACAATAAGACCATGACCTTGCAAGAATGTGAGGATTTGTGTCTGAAAAATTGTTCTTGCACAGCATATGCTAATTTGGATATCCGCGGCCGAGGAAGTGGGTGCTTAATTTGGTTTCATGATCTCATTGACATGAAAGAAGGGGTAAATGAACTTTATATCCGAACAACTATTTCAGATCTAG AAGATAATCAGAACAATGATTCCAGCAAGAAGAAGCTAGCAGGAATCCTCGATGGATCCGCATTGTTTGTCATGTGCTTAGTACTTGGACTGGCAATCTATGTATGGAGAAACAAACCTAAGAAGCCAG AAATATTCTGCTGGAAGCAACATGCTTGCAAAATAGAAAATGAGGATGTTGATCTTCCAAGCTTTGAGTTATCAACCATAGCTTCTGCCACTAATCACTTCTCTAGTGGCAACAAATTAGGTGAAGGTGGATTTGGACCTGTGTACAAG GGTGTACTCGCAAATGGGGTAGAGATTGCTGTCAAGAGGCTTTCCAAGAATTCTCAGCAAGGACTGCAGGAGTTCAAAACTGAAGTTCAGTTAATTGCTAAACTTCAGCATCGCAATCTTGTAAAACTTCTTGGTTGTTGCATTCAACAAAAAGAGAAGCTCTTGATTTATGAGTTCATGCCCAATAGGAGTTTGGACTACTTCATTTTTG ATGATTCTAGAAGAAAATTATTGGATTGGGGCAAGCGATTTCAAATTATTGGCGGGACAGCTCGAGGCCTAGTCTATCTACATCAAGACTCTAGGCTAAGAGTCATTCATAGAGACTTGAAAACGAGCAATATCCTTCTTGATAAGGGTATAGATCCTAAAATATCAGACTTTGGCCTTGCTAGGACATTTGGAGGAGATCAAACTGTGGCGAATACAAAGCGAGTCATGGGAACTCA TGGTTATATCTCTCCGGAGTATGCAGTGCGTGGTTCTTTCTCAATGAAATCCGATGTGTTCAGCTTTGGTGTAATCGTACTTGAGGTAGTGAGTGCGAAGAGGAACAGGGAATTCTCAATTCCACACCAAGATCTGAACCTTCTTGGATAT GCATGGAAATTGTGGACTGAAGGAAggtctctggagctggtagatgAATCACTTGGTGATTCAGTTGATGAAGCTCAAGTGTTGAGATGCATTCACATAGGGCTTTTGTGTGTGCAAGAGAGACCAGAAGACAGGCCTAGCATGTCATCAGTAATCCATATGCTCAATGATGATAAGCTGCTTGCTCGGCCAAAGCAGCCAGCATTTTATCCTCACCAAGAAAGTAGTTCTTCAACCATAAACAATGAAATCTGTTCAAAAAATGATGTTTCCATCACATTGTTAGAGGCAAGATAG